A window of the Zeugodacus cucurbitae isolate PBARC_wt_2022May chromosome 2, idZeuCucr1.2, whole genome shotgun sequence genome harbors these coding sequences:
- the LOC105212396 gene encoding uncharacterized protein LOC105212396, with the protein MFKFVCLFALVATSAASSVNQVSETDSLLTNALKMVKECGDRSMVLCMKERALHYFDTENGDVKLTEGISLIKTDDIPVGRSLNDAALPEEPEARENEVDALLVERVARFFGTHTLQFKVPKDSIQDMQRALEESRGKKKEKKKYLLPLLMLFKLKMAALLPLAIGFLALISFKALVIGKIALLLSGIIGLKKLLESKKENYEVVAHPHYSHEEHGYARSLREAQNLAYSAYQQ; encoded by the exons atgttcaagtttgtgtgtttattcGCCCTGGTGGCCACTAGTGCCGCCTCCAGCGTCAATCAAGTCTCCGAGACAGACAGCCTCCTCACCAATGCCCTTAAAATGGTCAAGGAGTGCGGTGATCGTTCAATGGTTTTGTGCATGAAG GAACGGGCGTTACACTACTTTGACACAGAGAATGGCGATGTCAAATTGACTGAGGGTATTTCGTTAATAAAAACCGATGATATCCCAGTGGGACGTTCCTTGAACGATGCTGCCTTGCCTGAAGAACCTGAAGCTCGTGAAAACGAGGTCGATGCTTTGCTGGTGGAGCGTGTGGCGCGATTCTtcggcacacacacactgcaATTCAAAGTGCCCAAAGACTCCATTCAGGATATGCAACGCGCGCTCGAAGAAT CGCGCGGCAAGAAGAAGGAAAAGAAGAAGTACCTCTTGCCTCTGTTGATGCTCTTCAAATTGAAGATGGCCGCACTCCTGCCACTCGCCATCGGTTTCCTGGCTCTGATCTCCTTCAAGGCGCTCGTCATCGGCAAGATCGCATTGCTGTTGAGCGGCATCATTGGCCTGAAAAAGTTGCTTGAATCGAAGAAAGAGAACTACGAAGTCGTAGCACACCCACACTACTCGCACGAAGAGCACGGCTACGCACGCTCGTTGCGGGAAGCGCAAAACCTGGCCTATTCAGCGTATCAGCAATAG
- the LOC105212395 gene encoding uncharacterized protein LOC105212395 — protein sequence MLSHSFWVLSSLLILSCTFRNVTSRTATGSTAQQLSAGQTKDDKSSASSGASSSVAIWGDLSQAYKIYKQCAQDNTSVCLKMKLLTGLQRVLRSSKVLNIIDGVRFVKSTDDNGGDGGQANSVSFTNEKDLEAELPRGATAREHILHSLIAREFSNFLQNFTLQVKFPNIQGSRAENNEIVTESRKKKDKKGGGGAYIMIPLLLGGTFIPIAYGALAMLAGKALIVSKLALVLASIIGIKKLLSGNSKDSHEVVVSSGGHSGWGRDMDLAYSGWKPGKEHTKTV from the exons ATGCTAAGCCACTCTTTTTGGGTGCTGTCATCGCTGCTGATCCTTTCGTGTACCTTTCGAAATGTGACATCGCGCACAGCCACCGGTTCGACGGCGCAACAGCTATCCGCGGGCCAGACTAAAGATGACAAATCATCGGCCAGCTCGGGTGCGAGTAGCTCCGTTGCTATATGGGGTGACCTCTCACAGGCCTACAAAATATATAAGCAATGCGCGCAGGACAATACGTCTGTGTGTCTGAAGATGAAACTACTAACGGGGTTGCAGCGGGTGTTGCGCTCCTCAAAAGTTCTCAATATAATAGACGGCGTGCGATTTGTCAAAAGCACTGATGATAATGGAGGCGACGGTGGTCAAGCGAATTCAGTGAGTTTCACAAATGAGAAGGACCTGGAGGCGGAGTTGCCACGTGGCGCTACTGCTAGGGAACACATTCTACACAGTCTGATTGCGCGagaattttcaaactttctaCAGAACTTTACCTTGCAG GTGAAATTTCCTAATATACAAGGTTCGAGAGCGGAAAACAATGAAATTGTAACGGAAAGTCGTAAGAAAAAGGATAAAAAAGGCGGTGGTGGCGCTTACATAATGATTCCATTGTTACTCGGCGGCACATTCATACCGATTGCCTATGGTGCTCTGGCCATGCTGGCGGGTAAAGCGTTAATCGTTTCCAAGCTGGCGCTGGTGCTCGCCTCCATTATCGGCATTAAGAAACTACTTAGTGGTAATAGCAAGGATTCGCATGAAGTTGTTGTCTCGTCCGGTGGCCATTCCGGTTGGGGTCGAGACATGGATCTCGCTTACAGTGGCTGGAAACCGGGCAAGGAGCATACAAAGACAGTGTAG